A window of Candidatus Bathyarchaeota archaeon contains these coding sequences:
- a CDS encoding triphosphoribosyl-dephospho-CoA synthase, translated as MIGEQVSNCLQLAMLLEVSAYPKPGNIHRTADFKDTKYEHFLASTIAIGEQFRYASNIGVKISKKEIELENIGIGRAINNTVSDMLSWQSGGNTSLGVIILLMPIAISAGMVFGQGDFSRTKLRNALRDLIKSTTYEDALETIKAIRKAKPGGLGRVESFDITDNNIEKRILKEKPTLLDLFKISSEYDSIANEWADNYPISFDIGYPYFIDCINNNLDTNSAIVQTFMHILSEFPDSLVIRKHGIEKARKVSVNAKEILNLGGITSIEGRERLNQLDKEFRSEKRKINPGTTADLTASTLSIAILDGFRP; from the coding sequence ATGATAGGCGAGCAGGTATCAAATTGCTTACAACTTGCGATGCTTTTAGAAGTAAGTGCCTATCCAAAACCGGGTAACATTCATAGGACTGCTGATTTTAAAGATACAAAATATGAACATTTTCTCGCATCAACGATCGCAATTGGAGAACAATTTCGTTATGCTTCAAATATTGGTGTTAAAATTTCTAAGAAAGAAATAGAATTAGAAAATATTGGAATCGGTAGAGCGATAAACAATACTGTAAGCGATATGTTATCATGGCAAAGTGGTGGCAACACTAGCTTAGGTGTAATTATACTTCTAATGCCTATTGCAATTTCGGCTGGTATGGTTTTTGGTCAGGGGGATTTTTCAAGAACAAAATTACGAAATGCTTTGAGAGATCTTATCAAATCAACTACCTACGAAGATGCATTAGAAACTATTAAAGCAATAAGGAAGGCAAAGCCCGGAGGTTTAGGAAGGGTTGAATCTTTCGATATTACCGATAATAACATAGAAAAACGGATTTTAAAAGAAAAACCTACCTTATTAGATCTATTCAAGATTTCTTCAGAATATGATTCGATAGCCAATGAGTGGGCAGATAATTATCCAATTTCATTTGACATAGGTTATCCATATTTCATAGATTGCATTAATAATAATCTCGATACAAATAGTGCAATAGTCCAGACTTTTATGCATATTTTGTCAGAATTCCCAGATAGTCTAGTTATAAGAAAACATGGTATAGAAAAAGCAAGAAAAGTCTCTGTCAATGCTAAAGAGATTCTCAATCTAGGTGGAATCACTTCAATTGAAGGAAGAGAGAGATTGAACCAATTGGATAAGGAATTTAGAAGTGAAAAACGCAAAATAAACCCTGGTACTACAGCAGATCTTACAGCGTCTACTCTTTCCATAGCTATTTTGGATGGATTTCGTCCTTGA